One Anaerolineae bacterium DNA window includes the following coding sequences:
- a CDS encoding SH3 domain-containing protein, which yields MKEDNVEIKSPSICRVISVYQSAYPDPLVIKAGEELIVGKKESEWSGWVWCTNQNGKSGWVPKKYVAHKGYIWVARFDYDATELSVDIGEELIMGYEESGWIWCTDQQGRHGWVPADHLEILGEGSKQ from the coding sequence GTGAAAGAAGATAACGTAGAAATCAAATCGCCATCAATCTGCCGGGTTATCTCTGTCTATCAGTCGGCCTATCCTGACCCGCTGGTGATTAAGGCTGGCGAAGAACTGATCGTAGGTAAAAAGGAAAGCGAATGGAGCGGGTGGGTGTGGTGTACCAACCAAAATGGCAAAAGTGGCTGGGTGCCGAAAAAGTATGTGGCGCACAAAGGATACATTTGGGTGGCTCGTTTTGATTACGATGCAACTGAGCTTTCGGTGGATATTGGCGAAGAGTTGATAATGGGTTATGAGGAAAGCGGCTGGATTTGGTGTACCGATCAACAGGGACGCCACGGCTGGGTGCCGGCAGATCATTTAGAGATACTTGGTGAGGGAAGCAAGCAATGA
- a CDS encoding DNA alkylation repair protein, translating into MKTKEARELGRRIANLIAQNQIEPAYALLAPILAERTPFAMLRHIGDAVGVGPLKSANDFLDFIAADKTEGGWVIIASALEQQLGRDLTGAFNRCREFIIVADVWYGADTLGEGVPGRALVANFKPALALLKPWREDDNAWVRRIVGVSVHYWAKRSRGAAELTPQAKELLALLEPMFGEWDMDAVKGVGWGLKTMGRKYPGLVTDWLAEQVVPNQRRHRAVMLRKALTYLSGEQRARITGKGPAGF; encoded by the coding sequence ATGAAAACAAAAGAAGCCCGAGAATTGGGGCGTCGTATTGCGAACCTGATTGCTCAGAACCAGATAGAACCGGCGTATGCTCTATTGGCTCCGATTTTGGCCGAGCGCACGCCGTTTGCCATGCTCCGCCACATCGGCGATGCTGTTGGCGTTGGCCCGCTGAAGTCGGCGAATGATTTTCTAGACTTTATCGCGGCTGATAAAACCGAAGGCGGTTGGGTGATTATTGCCAGCGCGTTGGAGCAGCAGTTGGGCCGTGACCTTACGGGCGCTTTTAACCGTTGCCGTGAGTTTATCATCGTTGCTGACGTGTGGTACGGGGCCGATACGTTAGGCGAGGGTGTGCCGGGCCGGGCGCTGGTGGCCAATTTTAAGCCGGCGCTGGCTCTGCTCAAGCCCTGGCGTGAGGATGATAATGCCTGGGTAAGGCGAATCGTGGGCGTCAGCGTGCATTATTGGGCCAAACGCTCCAGGGGAGCGGCTGAGCTTACACCGCAGGCCAAAGAACTTCTGGCTTTACTGGAGCCGATGTTTGGCGAATGGGACATGGATGCCGTCAAAGGCGTCGGCTGGGGCTTGAAGACGATGGGCCGCAAATATCCCGGTCTGGTCACCGACTGGCTGGCCGAGCAAGTTGTTCCCAACCAGCGCCGTCACCGAGCCGTTATGCTACGCAAGGCTCTGACTTATCTCTCGGGGGAACAACGAGCGCGTATTACCGGAAAAGGCCCTGCGGGGTTCTAA
- a CDS encoding DNA alkylation repair protein, which yields MPIDFAKNEAHYLLDQIKQHADPQYQMSINATAPTKLKVYGVRVPNLREIARAWYREHKQATCEEMLTLAESLWNNASHEERQLVTYLFEHYKNWLPTLNKSPFEHWRRGLDNWVITDSLGWLLGLWVLAEPENRLSYLEKLITDKDVWSRRLSLVATIRINRGETGFTAPDLTLQLLDQVKEERHPMMVKAVSWVLRELTRHHRDRVKIYLAENKEVLAGQVVREVNNKLQVGLKSGKAKS from the coding sequence ATGCCCATAGATTTTGCCAAGAACGAAGCCCACTATTTGCTCGACCAGATCAAACAACACGCTGACCCTCAATACCAAATGAGTATCAACGCCACAGCGCCGACAAAACTCAAGGTATACGGCGTGCGTGTGCCCAACTTGCGAGAAATTGCCCGGGCATGGTATCGTGAACATAAGCAGGCTACTTGCGAAGAAATGCTGACCCTGGCCGAAAGCCTGTGGAATAATGCCTCGCACGAAGAACGACAACTCGTCACTTATTTATTTGAACACTACAAAAACTGGCTGCCCACTTTAAACAAATCACCCTTCGAGCATTGGCGTCGGGGTCTTGACAATTGGGTCATCACTGATAGCCTGGGCTGGCTGTTGGGCCTGTGGGTATTAGCCGAGCCGGAAAATCGGCTGAGCTACCTGGAGAAGTTAATTACTGACAAAGATGTATGGAGTCGGCGGTTATCGCTGGTGGCTACCATCCGCATCAATCGTGGCGAGACGGGGTTCACGGCTCCTGATTTAACCCTGCAATTGCTTGACCAGGTCAAAGAAGAACGGCATCCGATGATGGTCAAGGCCGTGTCGTGGGTGTTGCGAGAATTGACGCGGCATCACCGCGATCGGGTGAAAATCTATCTGGCAGAAAATAAAGAGGTTTTGGCCGGTCAAGTGGTGCGTGAAGTGAATAATAAGCTGCAGGTGGGGCTCAAAAGTGGAAAAGCCAAATCATAA